From one Streptomyces sp. CA-210063 genomic stretch:
- a CDS encoding amidohydrolase translates to MLSTRITNARIVTMDPDRPEARELGIWRGRTVGLDEDVAGLLARRTLDLDGATVLPGFIDAHVHLAWTGLKAKAPSVAPSRRADDVLRVVAQAVAQAPADGWVDFGGYDQRTLDRPLTAADLDAVSAGRKVYLGHLSGHACLVNSAVLSGLPADVARPDGFLAEGAMGAALQSRPPHSLTELATAIEHAARVCRSEGITGCAEAGVGARLFGHSPIEGAAYQLAHESGRLPLRVRLMVAADALRPVGADAEDTTSRAIDLGLRTGFGEGTLSLGALKIFTDGGMMARTAALTSPYLGTDGSGQLMHEPEVLESTIVEGHLAGWQLAVHAIGDRALDVALDALEKAQKLSPRPEVRHRVEHAGLVRPDQLPRLAALGVTVVIQPSFLRYYGDDYATIMGEDRAGWLYRGRGFLDHGIRVAGSSDRPVANGAPLRAVQFMVERASESGRLIGPDEAITVDEALRAYTVEAARACHWEADAGSLTPGKRADLVVLGDDPRRVDVSRIGEIEVVRTFVEGEDEL, encoded by the coding sequence GTGCTCAGCACCAGGATCACCAACGCCCGCATCGTCACGATGGACCCGGACCGCCCGGAAGCCCGGGAACTCGGGATCTGGCGGGGGCGCACAGTCGGCCTGGACGAGGACGTGGCGGGGCTTCTGGCGCGGCGGACGCTGGACCTGGACGGCGCCACGGTGCTCCCGGGCTTCATCGACGCCCATGTGCACCTGGCCTGGACGGGCCTGAAGGCCAAGGCACCCAGTGTCGCGCCGAGCCGCCGCGCCGATGACGTGCTCCGCGTGGTGGCCCAGGCGGTGGCGCAGGCACCCGCCGACGGCTGGGTGGACTTCGGCGGCTACGACCAGCGGACGCTCGACCGCCCCCTCACGGCGGCCGACCTCGACGCCGTCAGCGCCGGACGCAAGGTGTATCTGGGCCACCTCTCCGGGCACGCCTGCCTGGTCAACTCGGCTGTGCTGAGCGGACTCCCCGCGGACGTGGCCCGGCCTGACGGTTTCCTCGCGGAGGGCGCCATGGGGGCCGCGCTGCAGTCCCGGCCGCCGCACTCGCTCACCGAGCTGGCCACGGCGATCGAGCACGCCGCGCGCGTCTGCCGGTCCGAGGGGATCACAGGGTGCGCCGAAGCGGGGGTCGGGGCCCGGCTCTTCGGGCACAGCCCCATCGAGGGCGCCGCGTACCAGCTCGCGCACGAGTCGGGCCGACTGCCGCTGCGGGTACGGCTGATGGTGGCGGCCGACGCGCTGCGCCCGGTCGGCGCGGACGCCGAGGACACCACGAGCCGGGCGATCGACCTCGGCCTGCGGACGGGCTTCGGCGAGGGCACGCTCTCCCTCGGCGCGCTCAAGATCTTCACCGACGGCGGCATGATGGCCCGTACGGCGGCCCTCACCAGCCCCTACCTGGGCACCGACGGCTCCGGTCAACTCATGCACGAGCCCGAGGTGTTGGAGAGCACGATCGTCGAGGGCCATCTCGCCGGCTGGCAGCTCGCGGTGCACGCCATCGGCGACCGGGCTCTCGATGTCGCCCTGGACGCGCTGGAGAAGGCCCAGAAGCTGAGCCCGCGCCCGGAGGTACGCCACCGTGTCGAGCACGCGGGCCTGGTCCGCCCCGACCAGCTCCCCCGGCTGGCCGCGCTCGGCGTCACCGTCGTCATCCAGCCGAGCTTCCTGCGCTACTACGGCGACGACTACGCCACGATCATGGGTGAGGACCGGGCCGGCTGGCTCTACCGGGGCCGGGGCTTCCTCGACCACGGGATCCGGGTCGCGGGCAGTTCGGACCGCCCTGTCGCGAACGGCGCCCCGCTGCGGGCCGTCCAGTTCATGGTCGAGCGGGCCTCGGAGTCCGGCCGCCTCATCGGCCCGGACGAGGCGATCACGGTGGACGAGGCACTCCGCGCGTACACCGTCGAGGCCGCCCGCGCCTGCCACTGGGAGGCCGACGCCGGCAGCCTCACCCCCGGCAAGCGGGCCGACCTCGTGGTCCTGGGCGATGATCCGCGCCGGGTGGACGTGTCGCGGATCGGGGAGATCGAAGTGGTGCGGACGTTCGTCGAGGGCGAGGACGAGCTCTGA
- a CDS encoding MbtH family protein, with protein MSNPFEDPEGVYLVLVNDENQHSLWPDFVDVPAGWRVVHGPDSRQSCLEHVETHWTDMRPRSLAESMDG; from the coding sequence ATGAGCAACCCGTTCGAGGACCCCGAGGGCGTCTACCTGGTGCTGGTCAACGACGAGAACCAGCACAGCCTGTGGCCGGACTTCGTGGACGTGCCGGCCGGCTGGCGGGTGGTCCACGGGCCCGACTCGCGGCAGTCGTGCCTGGAGCACGTCGAGACCCACTGGACCGACATGCGGCCGCGCAGCCTGGCCGAGTCGATGGACGGCTGA
- a CDS encoding ABC transporter ATP-binding protein: MTEPAQTAATAEAAPRSGSRPGPVLLPVATPARTRAAVAELLRPHRRLALTGFTVMVASTAVGLLVQPLLGRIVDLAADRGSVDAITATAALLVAVAVAQGVTAGFGLSLIARLGETTLARLRERFVERALALPLDRVEKAGAGDLTARVTADVSLIADAVRGALPALGRSLLTIVLTLGAMALLDWRFLLAALLAVPVQAATARWYVTRAVPLYAEQRVAAGAQQQQMLDTIGGSSTARAFRLEREHTERVTERSRSVVALTMRGVRLVLGFYSRLHIAEYIGLAAVLVTGYWLVREGSASIGTATAAALYFHSLFGPVNAALALLDDAQSAMAGLARLVGVTDEPLPPAPDHSVEAGGVDVTVRGLSHAYLTGHPVLHDIDLTIRHGERVALVGASGAGKTTLARLVAGIQPPTTGTVLVGGVPPTELGSAASRTIALITQETHVFAGPLADDLRLAKPDATDDELRAALDRVDALAWAEALPDGLATVVGDGGHRLSGERTQALALARLILADPPLVILDEATAEAGSAGARALEKAVARAVDGRTALIVAHRLSQAATADRVVVMESGRVVESGTHDELRAARGPYAALWSAWSDARDTGPRPAPETPTRTASQEPEPKDR; this comes from the coding sequence ATGACCGAGCCCGCTCAGACCGCCGCGACCGCCGAGGCGGCACCCCGGAGCGGCAGCCGCCCCGGACCCGTACTGCTCCCCGTCGCCACCCCTGCCCGCACCCGGGCGGCCGTCGCCGAACTGCTGCGTCCGCACCGGCGGTTGGCGCTGACCGGGTTCACGGTCATGGTCGCCTCCACCGCCGTCGGCCTGCTCGTACAGCCCTTGCTCGGCCGGATCGTCGACCTGGCCGCCGACCGCGGTTCCGTCGACGCCATCACGGCCACCGCGGCGCTGCTGGTGGCGGTCGCCGTGGCGCAGGGTGTCACCGCCGGGTTCGGGCTGTCGCTGATCGCCCGGCTGGGGGAGACGACCCTGGCCCGGCTGCGCGAACGCTTCGTCGAACGGGCGCTGGCGCTGCCGCTGGACCGGGTCGAGAAGGCCGGCGCCGGTGACCTGACGGCCCGGGTCACCGCCGACGTCTCCCTCATCGCCGACGCCGTACGGGGCGCGCTGCCCGCGCTGGGGCGTTCGCTGCTCACCATCGTCCTCACCCTCGGGGCCATGGCCCTGCTGGACTGGCGGTTCCTGCTGGCCGCGCTGCTCGCGGTCCCCGTCCAGGCGGCCACCGCACGCTGGTACGTCACCCGCGCCGTCCCGCTCTACGCCGAGCAGCGGGTGGCGGCCGGCGCCCAGCAGCAGCAGATGCTCGACACCATCGGCGGCAGCTCCACCGCGCGGGCGTTCCGGCTGGAACGGGAGCACACCGAGCGGGTCACCGAGCGGTCCCGGTCCGTGGTGGCGCTGACCATGCGGGGCGTACGGCTCGTCCTCGGCTTCTACAGCAGGCTGCACATCGCCGAGTACATCGGGCTCGCCGCCGTCCTGGTCACCGGCTACTGGCTGGTCCGCGAGGGCTCCGCGAGCATCGGTACGGCGACTGCCGCCGCCCTGTACTTCCACAGCCTGTTCGGCCCCGTCAACGCGGCCCTCGCCCTCCTCGACGACGCCCAGTCGGCCATGGCGGGCCTCGCCCGGCTCGTCGGCGTCACGGACGAACCCCTGCCCCCGGCGCCGGACCACTCCGTCGAGGCGGGCGGCGTCGACGTCACCGTCCGGGGCCTCAGCCACGCCTACCTGACCGGCCACCCCGTCCTCCACGACATCGACCTGACGATCCGGCACGGCGAACGCGTGGCCCTCGTCGGCGCCAGCGGCGCCGGCAAGACCACCCTGGCCAGACTCGTCGCGGGCATCCAGCCGCCCACCACCGGCACCGTCCTGGTCGGCGGCGTCCCGCCCACCGAACTCGGCTCCGCCGCCTCCCGCACGATCGCCCTGATCACCCAGGAGACCCATGTCTTCGCGGGCCCCCTCGCCGACGACCTGCGGCTCGCCAAGCCCGACGCCACCGACGACGAACTACGGGCCGCGCTCGACCGGGTCGACGCCCTCGCCTGGGCCGAGGCCCTGCCCGACGGGCTCGCCACGGTCGTCGGCGACGGCGGCCACCGGCTGAGCGGCGAACGGACGCAGGCCCTCGCGCTGGCCCGGCTGATCCTCGCCGACCCGCCCCTGGTGATCCTCGACGAGGCCACCGCCGAGGCGGGCAGCGCCGGAGCACGCGCCCTGGAGAAGGCGGTCGCCCGCGCCGTGGACGGCCGCACCGCGCTGATCGTCGCCCACCGCCTCTCCCAGGCGGCGACCGCCGACCGCGTCGTCGTCATGGAGTCCGGCCGTGTCGTCGAGAGCGGCACCCACGACGAACTCCGCGCCGCGCGAGGCCCCTACGCCGCCCTCTGGTCGGCCTGGTCGGACGCCCGCGACACCGGCCCCCGGCCGGCCCCCGAGACCCCCACACGTACCGCTTCACAGGAACCCGAACCGAAGGACCGCTGA
- a CDS encoding ABC transporter transmembrane domain-containing protein, which yields MRKADPPGRSVLWRAVGAQRRDVVLGAVLGMGHQTGEALVPVLIGLAIERGVVDGDVPGLLLWLAVLAVVYVGLSFSFRLSAGAGERASVTAAHHLRTQLVGRVLAPEGGAEEGRLPGELTNIATEDAKRVGAVAMALIVAFAATAGLVVSAVALLRVSLVLGLLVLLGTPLLLWLGHLLSKPLERRSETEQERAAQASGVAADLVAGLRVLKGIGAETAAVARYRRVSQDSLAATLRAARAEAWQNGVVTILTGTFIALVALVGGRLAARGDIGLGELVSSVGLALFIVGPLTEFAWVNAELAQGRASAARIADVLDTPGAVSPGQTADDTPARDDIEGRLTIRALAYGTLRGVDVDIAPGETVGVATTDPADATALLRCLGRRTDPAEGAVELDGTPLTALGLGEVRAAILVAEHDADLFEGTVLENVTAAAGAAAPARVTAAMAASDTDEVARALPDGVHTAVSARGRSLSGGQRQRVALARALAADAPVLVVHEPATAVDAVTETRIAAGIRDVRRGRTTLLVTNSPALLAVTDRVVLLHDGRVAATGDHERLVHACADYRTAVLT from the coding sequence GTGAGAAAGGCTGACCCGCCGGGACGGAGCGTTCTGTGGCGCGCGGTCGGCGCACAGCGTCGGGACGTCGTGCTGGGCGCGGTTCTGGGGATGGGGCACCAGACGGGCGAGGCCCTGGTGCCGGTGCTCATCGGACTGGCCATCGAGCGCGGAGTCGTGGACGGTGACGTCCCCGGACTGCTCCTGTGGCTCGCCGTCCTCGCCGTCGTGTACGTGGGGCTCTCCTTCAGCTTCCGCCTCAGTGCCGGAGCGGGTGAGCGCGCCTCCGTCACCGCCGCCCACCACCTCCGAACCCAGCTCGTCGGCCGCGTCCTCGCGCCCGAGGGCGGCGCCGAAGAGGGGCGCCTGCCGGGCGAGTTGACGAACATCGCCACCGAGGACGCCAAGCGGGTCGGTGCCGTCGCCATGGCGCTCATCGTCGCCTTCGCGGCGACGGCGGGCCTCGTCGTCAGCGCGGTCGCACTCCTGCGGGTGTCCCTCGTCCTGGGCCTGCTCGTCCTGCTGGGCACCCCGCTGCTGCTGTGGCTGGGCCACCTGCTGAGCAAGCCCCTGGAACGACGCAGCGAGACCGAACAGGAACGCGCGGCCCAGGCCTCCGGTGTCGCCGCGGACCTGGTGGCCGGACTGCGTGTCCTCAAGGGCATCGGCGCCGAGACGGCGGCCGTCGCCCGCTACCGGCGCGTCAGCCAGGACTCCCTCGCCGCGACCCTGCGCGCCGCCCGCGCCGAGGCCTGGCAGAACGGCGTCGTCACCATCCTCACCGGAACGTTCATCGCCCTGGTCGCCCTCGTCGGCGGCCGCCTCGCCGCACGCGGCGACATCGGCCTCGGTGAACTCGTCTCCTCCGTCGGACTCGCCCTGTTCATCGTCGGCCCGCTCACCGAATTCGCCTGGGTCAACGCCGAGTTGGCGCAGGGCCGCGCCTCCGCCGCCCGTATCGCGGACGTGCTGGACACCCCGGGCGCCGTATCCCCGGGACAGACTGCCGACGACACCCCTGCCCGTGACGACATTGAGGGACGGCTGACGATCCGCGCCCTCGCGTACGGCACTTTGCGCGGCGTGGACGTCGACATCGCCCCCGGCGAGACCGTCGGCGTCGCCACCACCGACCCCGCCGACGCCACGGCGCTGCTGCGCTGTCTCGGCCGCCGTACCGATCCCGCCGAAGGAGCGGTCGAACTGGACGGCACGCCACTGACCGCGCTCGGACTGGGGGAGGTGCGCGCGGCGATCCTCGTCGCCGAGCACGACGCCGACCTGTTCGAGGGCACGGTCCTGGAGAACGTCACGGCGGCGGCCGGCGCCGCCGCACCGGCGCGCGTCACGGCCGCCATGGCCGCCTCCGACACGGACGAGGTCGCCCGCGCGCTGCCCGACGGCGTCCACACCGCCGTGAGCGCGCGCGGCCGTTCGCTGTCCGGCGGGCAGCGACAGCGGGTCGCCCTGGCCCGGGCCCTGGCGGCCGACGCGCCGGTGCTCGTCGTGCACGAGCCCGCCACCGCCGTCGACGCCGTCACGGAGACCCGGATCGCCGCCGGGATCAGGGACGTCCGCCGGGGACGCACCACGCTCCTGGTGACCAACAGCCCCGCCCTGCTCGCCGTCACCGACCGGGTCGTCCTGCTCCACGACGGCCGGGTCGCCGCGACCGGCGACCACGAGCGGCTCGTCCACGCGTGCGCGGACTACCGTACGGCGGTCCTCACATGA
- a CDS encoding iron-siderophore ABC transporter substrate-binding protein has translation MFRSRRAPRLAVVLASATLLLATACGGGSDDASDASDAGAEASTSGDSAFPVSVDHKYGSTTIKEEPQRIVTVGLTDQDAVLALGKVPVGTTEWLGGYKGAIGPWADDKLGSAEAPTVLKDTGTGPQVEKIAALKPDLILAVYGGLTKEQYESLSKFAPVVAQPKAYNDYGVPWQEQAERIGKALGKPDEAAAVVKETEETIAKAVEEHPEFKGQSAVMATPYEGMFVFGSQDPRSHLLTDLGFSLPADLDKVIGDQFGANISKERTDLLDQDAIVWQVADVAKDADKLHKDASYKDLSVVKEGREVYVDEVSDYGNALSMGTVLSLRYVVERLVPQLSAAVDGKTDTKVEQPAS, from the coding sequence ATGTTCCGCTCCCGTAGAGCGCCACGGCTCGCCGTCGTGCTCGCCTCCGCCACCCTGCTCCTCGCCACCGCCTGCGGTGGCGGCTCCGACGACGCCTCCGACGCGTCGGACGCCGGCGCGGAGGCGAGCACGTCCGGCGACTCCGCCTTCCCGGTCTCCGTCGACCACAAATACGGCAGCACGACGATCAAGGAAGAGCCCCAGCGGATCGTCACCGTCGGCCTCACCGACCAGGACGCGGTCCTCGCCCTCGGCAAGGTCCCCGTCGGCACCACCGAATGGCTCGGCGGCTACAAGGGCGCCATCGGCCCCTGGGCCGACGACAAGCTCGGCAGCGCCGAGGCACCCACCGTCCTCAAGGACACGGGCACCGGCCCGCAGGTGGAGAAGATCGCCGCCCTCAAGCCCGACCTGATCCTCGCGGTGTACGGCGGACTCACCAAGGAGCAGTACGAGTCGCTGTCCAAGTTCGCGCCCGTGGTCGCCCAGCCGAAGGCGTACAACGACTACGGCGTTCCGTGGCAGGAGCAGGCCGAGAGGATCGGCAAGGCGCTCGGCAAGCCGGACGAGGCCGCCGCGGTCGTCAAGGAGACCGAGGAGACGATCGCGAAGGCGGTCGAGGAGCACCCCGAGTTCAAGGGGCAGAGCGCCGTGATGGCCACCCCCTACGAGGGCATGTTCGTCTTCGGCAGCCAGGACCCGCGCTCGCACCTCCTCACCGACCTCGGGTTCTCCCTGCCCGCGGACCTGGACAAGGTGATCGGGGACCAGTTCGGCGCCAACATCAGCAAGGAGCGCACCGACCTGCTCGACCAGGACGCCATCGTGTGGCAGGTCGCCGACGTCGCCAAGGACGCCGACAAGCTGCACAAGGACGCCTCGTACAAGGACCTGAGCGTCGTCAAGGAGGGCCGCGAGGTCTACGTCGACGAGGTCAGCGACTACGGCAACGCCCTGTCCATGGGCACCGTCCTCAGCCTCCGGTATGTCGTCGAGCGGCTCGTCCCCCAGCTGTCGGCCGCCGTCGACGGCAAGACGGACACCAAGGTGGAGCAGCCCGCGTCCTGA
- a CDS encoding ABC transporter substrate-binding protein yields the protein MSRTPAARTSLPAPSRRSLLAAGGALALTPFLSACGGDSGDDSASDPKASGGGPWSFKDDRGRTVRIDERPETIVAFVSTAAALYDYGIECKGVFGPTDPVNGKPNPQAGDMDVAELTSLGTAWGQFNVEKYAALRPDLLISNMFPAPDLWYVPEESKKKIEALAPTVGISIARTSLLNPLERTAELAESLGADLGAKKVTDAKTRFEKAADTLRAAAEASGGLKVMAITGDAENFYVAVPDSYSDLHHFKDLGVEFVEGQKSDEWGFWEFLSWENTDKYHADLIMVDNRSAAMTEEQLAEKATWRELPAVKAGQTTPWSMEERFSYAGFAPVVERLAAAVTASKKLKA from the coding sequence ATGTCCCGCACCCCCGCTGCCCGTACGAGCCTCCCGGCCCCGTCGCGCCGAAGCCTGCTCGCGGCCGGCGGGGCACTCGCCCTCACGCCGTTCCTCTCGGCCTGCGGCGGCGACAGCGGGGACGACAGCGCCTCCGACCCGAAGGCGAGCGGCGGCGGACCGTGGTCGTTCAAGGACGACCGCGGCCGCACGGTCCGCATCGACGAACGGCCCGAGACGATCGTGGCGTTCGTCAGCACCGCCGCCGCGCTCTACGACTACGGCATCGAGTGCAAGGGCGTCTTCGGCCCCACCGATCCGGTGAACGGCAAGCCGAACCCGCAGGCCGGCGACATGGACGTGGCCGAACTGACCAGCCTGGGCACCGCGTGGGGCCAGTTCAACGTCGAGAAGTACGCGGCCCTCCGGCCCGACCTGCTGATCAGCAACATGTTCCCGGCGCCGGACCTCTGGTACGTCCCGGAGGAGAGCAAGAAGAAGATCGAGGCGCTCGCCCCCACGGTCGGCATCAGCATCGCCCGCACCTCACTGCTCAACCCGCTCGAGCGGACGGCGGAGCTGGCCGAGTCGCTCGGCGCCGACCTGGGCGCCAAGAAGGTCACCGACGCCAAGACCCGCTTCGAGAAGGCCGCCGACACCCTGCGAGCGGCGGCCGAGGCGAGCGGTGGCCTCAAGGTGATGGCGATCACCGGCGACGCCGAGAACTTCTATGTCGCCGTCCCCGACTCCTACAGCGACCTGCACCACTTCAAGGATCTCGGCGTGGAGTTCGTCGAGGGCCAGAAGTCCGACGAGTGGGGCTTCTGGGAGTTCCTCAGCTGGGAGAACACCGACAAGTACCACGCCGATCTCATCATGGTCGACAACCGTTCCGCCGCCATGACCGAGGAGCAGCTCGCCGAGAAGGCGACCTGGCGTGAACTGCCCGCCGTCAAGGCCGGTCAGACCACTCCCTGGTCGATGGAAGAGCGTTTCAGCTACGCCGGTTTCGCCCCCGTCGTCGAACGCCTCGCCGCCGCCGTCACCGCGTCGAAGAAGCTCAAGGCCTGA